The Chryseobacterium indicum genome includes a window with the following:
- a CDS encoding Gfo/Idh/MocA family oxidoreductase, which produces MQLVKVGLCAFGMSGKVFHSPFLKEHPGFFISAIVERNKEESKEKYPEAKIYRSVEEMLENADIELVVVNTPVQTHFEYAKKALEAGKNVVVEKPFTVNVAEAEELAKLAEEKKLFVSVYQNRRFDRDYLQVQKIINEGKLGNIKEAEIRFDRFRTEPSGKAHKENPEAVGSGSLHDLGSHLVDQAVQYFGFPEKLFADVFSMKGKEFANDYFEIILCYPNDLRVRLKSSVFTKEAHFAYVIHGEKGSFLQERTDHQENELVAGAIPEYGEEWTKPLTETDGILNYLNENKETERILTSSEPGNYMNYYQQIYEFIVFGYALPSPAEEIIKNMKIIDAAVESSRQEKVIYF; this is translated from the coding sequence ATGCAGTTAGTAAAAGTTGGACTTTGCGCGTTCGGAATGAGCGGAAAAGTTTTTCATTCCCCGTTTTTGAAAGAACATCCTGGATTTTTTATTTCCGCAATTGTGGAAAGAAATAAGGAAGAATCTAAAGAAAAATATCCTGAAGCAAAAATTTACCGTTCCGTAGAAGAAATGCTGGAAAATGCCGATATCGAACTCGTGGTTGTCAATACTCCGGTTCAGACGCATTTTGAGTATGCAAAAAAAGCACTGGAAGCAGGGAAAAATGTAGTGGTTGAAAAACCTTTTACCGTAAATGTTGCTGAAGCAGAAGAACTGGCAAAACTGGCGGAAGAGAAAAAATTATTTGTAAGCGTTTACCAAAACAGAAGATTCGACCGCGATTATCTTCAGGTACAGAAAATCATCAACGAAGGAAAACTGGGAAATATCAAAGAGGCGGAAATCCGTTTCGACAGATTCCGTACCGAACCAAGCGGAAAAGCGCATAAGGAAAATCCTGAAGCTGTAGGTTCCGGTTCTCTGCATGATTTGGGATCGCACTTGGTGGATCAGGCAGTTCAGTATTTCGGGTTTCCCGAAAAACTCTTTGCCGATGTTTTTTCTATGAAAGGAAAAGAATTTGCCAATGATTATTTTGAAATTATTTTGTGTTATCCGAATGATTTAAGAGTAAGGCTGAAATCTTCAGTATTCACCAAAGAAGCGCATTTTGCTTATGTTATTCACGGAGAGAAAGGAAGTTTTTTGCAGGAAAGAACCGATCATCAGGAAAATGAACTCGTTGCAGGAGCAATTCCGGAATATGGTGAAGAATGGACAAAACCTTTAACGGAAACCGATGGAATTCTGAATTATCTAAATGAAAATAAAGAAACCGAAAGAATCCTTACTTCAAGCGAACCCGGAAATTACATGAATTATTATCAGCAGATTTACGAATTTATCGTTTTCGGATACGCATTGCCTTCACCTGCTGAAGAAATCATCAAAAATATGAAAATCATCGATGCGGCTGTGGAAAGTTCCAGACAGGAGAAAGTGATTTACTTTTAG